The Panicum virgatum strain AP13 chromosome 3N, P.virgatum_v5, whole genome shotgun sequence genome includes the window TGGACCGCAGCTGCTGTAGATGAAGAAACGTGAGCTGGAAATCGTATGCATAACACCAGAAGTGGGCAAACAAGGCACTCACACTGTTGACATCACGATGCGTTCGAGAAAGGAGATTCAGAGCCCGAGAGAGGTCCTCCTCGATCTGGGCCCCAATGGCCATATGTGCACGCCAGGCGTCACCCTCTACCCGCTCGGCGTGGGTGAAATCCGGGGGGACAATATGCGCTCGCCAGGCGTCGTCTTCTTCCCGCTCGATGCGGGCGAAATTCGAGGGTGCCCCGACGTAGACGATAGCATAGCTCGCCCCATGATCGGCACCCTCGGACATACCCGCACCGAGGACATCGTCGGAGGCCGAGACGAACTCGGCAatacgggcggcggcgctagccgcGGCAACCGGGTCGATATCTTCCGactccccgtactcctcgctcagcggcagctccaccaccagcaccacgtTCTCTTGCGCCATTCGCCCtgtcgccgccgcagcggcacCCTCGTCCCCGGCCCTTGCGGGCTCTGGGACAAGGATCTGTTCTGCCACCGATGCCGTTGGCGCCGTCGGTGCTGCGGTAgcaccctcgaccccagccctcgggggctcgggggcGGGGGTCTCTTCTTCTCGGCTGGCGGGATGCTCCTGCACATCCCCGCTAGATCCTCCATCTCCTGCTTTCGGCTGAGCGGCGCCACCCGCGCCGCCTTGGCCGGCCCCATCCATGACATCCGGCCGAGCGGCGCTCCCCGCGCCACCCTGGCCGGTCTCCTCCTCGACGTCGGCCCAAGTGGCCGCCGCAGCGCCACTCTGACCAGCGTCATCCCCATGCTCCTGCGCTCGGGTCTGCTGGGCCGCTTGGGCCCCCCGAGCCATCGCCTCTCGAAGCTTTGCGGCCTCCGCCTCGAGGGCCTGGTCCCCTTCGGTCGGGGGCTGCAGCGCCGAATGCGGCGTCACacgcgccccggtcttgagggccttggtcggcgcaAAGCGGACCGGACCCTTGGTGGCGGCCCTGTGGCcggacaaagggggagaaaaatGCTAAGCCAACAGAATCGGGGGGTCAAGTAAACAAATGCGAAAAATGAAATCAGGATCACTTACTCTGACAGGGAGCTCAGGCTGCGCTTGCCTGTGCCGCTCCTCCGCGCCCGCGGTACATTGAAGCCTCCTGATGACTGACCCAAGGGCGTCGCCCCCGGGTCGGCCTGAAGCCCCGGGGCCATCCGCACAGGTGTTTCCACGCTAGCCGCAGACGCCCTACCGCCCGTCGACGCCGCGGACGCGGGTGTCCGACTGCCCGTCGCCGACGAGGGCAACCTCTGCCCCGCCACAGGCACGGGCGACCTTCGCCCCGTCACCGGCATGAATGAAACCCTGCCCGCCGCGGGCACGGGCGATCTCTGTCCCGTTGCCGGCGAGGGCAACCTCTACCCTGCCGCCGGTGGGGGCGACCTTCGTTCCGTCCTCGCCGCGGGCGTCACCACAAGTGTCGCTGGAGCGAACCTCCTCTCGTCCAGCGCCATCGTcgacgcctcgccgccggcccctcgCTGGGCCGGGGGGGACTCGCACCCGTCACCACCTCGAAGTCATCCGACTCCGAGAAATCGACCCCGCCAGTCGAGGaatcctcctcctcggtggactcgggcgtcggcgccggcgggagcCCCTCTCTCCTCGCTCGGGCGCACGCCTTCTTGTGCtcctcctctctttctctcttcctAGCGGCCTTCGCCTTTGCCccgtctttcttcttcttcaccgcctctaTGTGTAGGCGGTTTGCTTCGCGAGCCTCGGGAAGCGGGGGCTTCGAGACATAGCCTTTACGGCTTAGTCCCTGCGAGCGCGACCAAATCAGGAGCAAGAAATAGGGGAAGAAACAACATGAAATCGACAACAACCGAAAGCCAGACTCACTAGACCGATGTACCCCTTCTCAGGgcacatcttgatcctccagagATCCGCGGGGTCGGAGGGGAACCGCGCCACCGCGCTCCTCGCCCTCTGGGCAGCGGCGTCGAGGGGGAGCAACACGCTCGACATCCTCGAACCCTCGGCCGCGGCCTCGGGGGTGAGCTCGAAGATTGGCAGCCTCCTCTCcatgagaggaatcaccctctgccgatggaagttcgcgatgacggcggccgccgtcagccccttcttcACCAAATGCTGCAGCGCATTGGTGAACTCCTCGAGCCGGGCCTACTGCtttgggggcgacaccccccaaccCCACTTGTCCGGCTTCTCACGGAGCACCTTGTCGGTGAATGCCGGGAGCCGCTCGTCGTCGTTGcacaggtagaaccaccctcgggtccacccggcgttgtttgtGGTCATCTTGCTGGGGATGTACAGGTTCGCCCTCTACCCGCACACGTGAAGCATGAGGCCACCGGCGCGAGCGTATCTCCTCGGCTGGCCCTGGACGTTGTCGGCGTAGAGCTTGCCCCGAAACAAATGGACCCACAAGTCCCAGTGCGCCTCCACCCCCAAGTATCCCTCGCAGAGGgcaacgaagaccgccgcctgcgagatggagttgggggagaagttgtgcagctccaccccgcaATGGTCGCAGAGCGCGCGGACGAACCtgccggcgaggacgccgaaCCCCCGCTTGTGgagccgcacgaggctcacgacgtagccgcTCGGGGGCTTCGGATTGCTCTCCTCCGGCCAAGGAGCAATCCACACCGGCCGCGACGGATCGGTGTTCGGCGGCAGGAGCCCGTCGTCGACTAGCCCCTTCAAGATCgcctcggtggcggaggacttcccccaagGCAGCGGCTCCTCGTACTGCGCCATCGCAACGGATCGACGGGGAAAGCGGGGAACAGGCTCACACGAAGGCAAAGGTGCGCTcactctcctcttcttcctcctctcactTCTTGGCACCGGGCtctggatgcaggggaggcaaaGAAGGCAAGGAAGGCGAAAGCAAATGGCCGGGTGAGCCGAACGGATCCCCCTCTCTCGCTTTTATTCACCACACCGGGCGGATTTGCCGCTGCGGCCCCGAATCTATCGCATTAAATGTGGGGGATATCGCAGCCACCAACAACTGGGCCCCACACCCGCAGAGAACCCCACGCGCACGCACGGCAATAATCGCGGCGCAGTAACCGTCGTGGGCGGCGGCACTGTAGCACCGTCTCGTCAGCCGGCCACCGCCCGCGCCTCTCCACCTGCCCGAGGagaccgcctgaaaaggcgcgcccgcactgcaccgcacgtaccgggccacgtcgcccacgaccagcgGAAGACACGCGCGCACGACCGGTGACTCCGCACCGTTTGCAAACTGTGATGAAATATTCCCTTTGGgggctctttaccctcgaagtaACCttatttcgaggccttactaatcaggggttcgaagcttgGCCcaccgagggttcgacaggcgccctaGATCACCAGAGTTAGGGACTACACGGATGTGCCAGACGAGCTACCCTCGGATGTGGAGTCCGAGACATCCTATGCAGtattcaaggccagtcgagggagcctagcagggggatcccatcgagggagagcatcgagccctcgggcCCGATCGAATGGGTCCGGGCCTGAAACATCCCGAAAAATTCACCAAGTTAAATCACGCgccaaaaataattttttaaaaaattatttttgtatcgttgagctcaaatcttTTCTAAACCCCTTCCCGTCTGAGCTCCTATTCTCCCGAAATTCCCGGCGatccgccgtcccgacacccgCATCAGTCACCGTCTAATTTTCCCTGTTCTCCTCGTTTCTTGTGCGCGTCGCTTCTCGTCGATGCcacgaccagctcgcgaccgccgccgcgaatccatcttgtcacaactaaggactgTGTCATCTTGCTTAACTCCACTATCATGCAAACctctcgaccgttgtatgtggcaacggcttagcataaatctcactagttagtctgatagccattagGAGAgttgagagcaacgggtgaccaaggagaagggataagctctgtgtgacttatgccccggttaaacctcggtgataggtcgatggccccttggtggatctcATGGAGGCTAGTCaggtttagctaaggtgggtaatggctttgttgggatctgcaccaacactaaggtgatcgtgctgtggtaccccgcttgtggatAAAGtggcacacctctgcagagttaaaatctattcgaatagctgtgcccacggtactgggtgagttacggtttggtcacacaactagtgtttcttctgggaatggatgggttggcgtgagttgttttggaaaagtgtccggcagttgtgccgtgtgctacggcggatgaggagtccggtagcaaatttaaaatttgaatcctgtgtggatcaaccctacgtgttactcggtGCGAGAaagttgctttgaaaatccttttcttgcaaatgaacccctgcataaaaattagctttccgcaaaataaaccctagccttattcttgatttaccctgtgcattatattctgtttataccccctccgtgggtgtggttggacttgctgagtacgtttgtactcacctctttcctaatttttacagaggaagatccagactttgttcccgaagacgttgagtaggggtaccgtcctgcacccaactctgcctgtggtgttggccctgttcaggatgctttcgctggcacgatactctgagcccgagctggatcccatgtgggtcgtgCTCTGGTGTATCACCGTCGCCTTCTTACTTCTTGTTATTGTCTGTCTCGAGTGTCCACCTCCTCGGAggattgtacggtgatgtaccatctgatgtaataaatatgtatcagcctcctgagactgatatttgtatcacatttaagtcttctttTATGAGAGGATGCTTCAGGGCCCCGCCTAGTGAAgctttgcgagcgctttatgtgacgtgtccacggaccacaagctgacccttatcgaacggggcacggacgtccacttgaaccacccaCTAACAGCTCGCCGAAGCAACCATGGCTCGCGGTCCGGGCATGGGTAGTATGGCacacttcacccctcctccctgcggaagggcgacgagggtcgtaacgaAAAGTCGAGGGTCCTCTGAACGCTTTCACgcaggccggggctcgggggctcctcgcacgccGCGGCTCAGACCGCGCCCTCGAACGAATCAACCGCCACCAATTGTGAAGTTCCATGTGTCGAATAAACCCCCCCACATGATCATTAGATCCCACTGCACTCCCGACCGATCGTCGAACGGGGCCAGACGAGGCAGCGGGCCGCCGTACCAGCACAAAAAAACGCTGACGCCGGTTGAAAGGagcgccgaggccggctgaaaaagaagcTGGGCGATTGCCGTACCTGATCAACCATGCAGAGCgacatttatagcccttggacgagtgcaagcactcctccaaggccttgggggctacacccgcgggtgcactGACGCGCCCcgacggaggaaacttcacacattcgaggatcaAAACCCCCACGGTTAGCACCCGAGTCGCGCCTTCGCAGGAtcaagcctctgcagggctgatACTCATCCcaacaaaggctcgggggctactgtcgagtaccatgattaggggcacccttaGCAGGGGACTAAATTACCCtcaaaacacaaacacatgtaaagcaatcgggcccacgaaggcctacggtCTCCTTCCGatccaaaggaaaggaaaggactcaaagggGCCCACTTTGCACCCGGCCCATGGCCCAGCTCAAACACTGCGGCCCGTCCGGACCtcgtcgaacccgtggagcaatctccgcctcgctcgaggcctcccTGCCGAGGCCCTCGGCAACACCCCGCACCTCTgtttcgctcgagggtagcgaacctaccctcgggcAGCaaaccacctccacctcgctcgagggtagcgagcctaccctcgggagaGCGGActgactccgcctcgctcgaggctaccCCTCGACTGACGGAGTTATCAATCCACCGGCTCACCTGCTCACCCGATAAAGGcaataaatgccaaccactccactgCGGAGTGGGGAgtcaggcggcgtcaggcctCCACGCCGCACAGCGGTTGTGACCGAAGTcctgtccgccaactccggtcactgctccgccatccccggcactgtgggaacctgcggtGCCCTGTGTAAGATGTGCCTGGCACTGCTCTCGCCACTgtactgccaactccccgtacTTTCCTCGTACTTTCCCCGCCGGGGAACCCTCGATcggcatgggcgcaaccctcGAGCGCGGCCCAGGCCTTGACCGGAGCAAGACTtccgcctgcaggaccctcgagaCACCACCACGTCGCGCACAGAGGACGATACCCTCTACAGGAGCGACCATGACGCCCACTGGAGCCACagcgacgccggcgcgatctccgccagGCCAGGACACCGCCCAGGACAACCGCACGCCAGGCGCCATGATCTCCGGAGCCCCACAATGTACTTTCTATAGTAGTTGACCACTGTGCGCCTCCGATTCGGGGAGGAACGGTGACTTCTCTCCCCTCCCGTACATGTACTCCGCCCTCCttatgtctataaaaggaggggcggACTctatcttcatcatcttctacTCTCTCGTTCTTTTCCTCCACGCACACACACGCCCGCTCCCCGGAgcacgatattggcacttgcctcaatcacctagtagagacttgggagctttcctccctctcttgcctcgcttgtacctcctactacaggcacccccagtgcaagatagtacagtgcattCGCACACccttttgctggacgtacggcctcgcGGCCGGAATCAGGATAAACCCATGCGTCCCTGtattacctcttgcatcaaccatccggAGTGAGGGATCACGCATCATcgtactagttggtgccggaccgccgggtcaggacaccgacagggAGCGAGCGGTTCGGGTCCGGCTCGGCCACAACCTTCACTTCCCTGGTCTCGCCGGCAGTTGAGGCGATCAGGTGGCTCACAGCCTCGCCGTGGTGCTGGAACCGGTGCGGCGCGTCCTCTGCAAAGGCACCGTGATGGCGCGCCCAACAGAGGTGGCGGTGGAAGTGGCCGTGGCTGCAGGGGCGATGATGGTGGGAGGCTAGATGGTAGGCAGACGAATCCGTGCCTCGACGAGGAACGTGGGGTTGTGTGGACCGTTCTCGGCGTCACCGGCCGCAGTAGCGACGGCTAATTCGACGTCGGTGGCGGGGTTCGCCGGCCGCAGTAGCGACGGCTAATTCGACGTCGGTGGTGGGGTTGGCTTCGAGGGGACCGCAGTGTGCAACggtgaggagggagaggaccAGGAGGAGGAGCGTGGCGGTGGATGACAGGCGGCGGGCCATGGTGGCGAgcgaaggaggggcggcggcgtgacgaGCTGGGCGCACGGAGAAGAAGGGGCGGGGGTGCGGTGTCTTGGCGAACGGAGGCGAGGTGGCCGAGCTCGGGAGGAGTGGGGCCCAGGCGACAGTGAGCTGGGTAGAAGAGTTGGAGAGAGGAGAGCATCGGAGAAGAGAGAGATTTCACTAATCTGTTGGTTTACCACCCCTTCAAAAATTAAACAACTAGCTAACTAGCAATTTAGTTAGTGTGATTCGAAGAAACTCTGGAAGATGCTTACTAGGCACTCATCCAAACACGTCCATAAACCTCCGTCAATTTCAACAAAACCAGACGGCCATGCCCGTCCAGGCCACTGCCGCTCTGTGCGTCAGCACTGTCGGATCGATGTCGGTTCCGGGATCACGGCCGGGGCCGGCCTCTCGGCTTCGGCTCCCGCGCTCGCCGACACACTCATGTAAATCTAAGCAAGCACACGCCCACACGGGCGGAGCGATCGATCGGGcacccaccgccgctgccgaccCGACGATAGTCGATAGACGATAGCCACGCCCTGGCCGAGCccgacgcccccccccccccccccccccccagcacGCTCGCCGCACCTGCGCCCTCTACCATCACGGCCGCGACTGGCCACCCCCAACTTCCCCTCCGTCCTCGCCGACGCGGTGTCACGGTCACGGATAGGGAAGAAAACAGGACAAGAAAATCCCGTCTCGCCGAC containing:
- the LOC120667607 gene encoding uncharacterized protein LOC120667607; translation: MAPGLQADPGATPLGQSSGGFNVPRARRSGTGKRSLSSLSEAATKGPVRFAPTKALKTGARVTPHSALQPPTEGDQALEAEAAKLREAMARGAQAAQQTRAQEHGDDAGQSGAAAATWADVEEETGQGGAGSAARPDVMDGAGQGGAGGAAQPKAGDGGSSGDVQEHPASREEETPAPEPPRAGVEGATAAPTAPTASVAEQILVPEPARAGDEGAAAAATGRMAQENVVLVVELPLSEEYGESEDIDPVAAASAAARIAEFVSASDDVLGAGMSEGADHGASYAIVYVGAPSNFARIEREEDDAWRAHIVPPDFTHAERVEGDAWRAHMAIGAQIEEDLSRALNLLSRTHRDVNSLTFLHLQQLRSMSRDKSDRLTWVYARVHWLDRERDTQRATADQKVQEAELRQARAALEQKDQALEAKEAELQREKAAINTLTAALEEKDIALKEKEGAVQNAEAALKDKEASLSTLQEAARAQLEEARGSIAATYLRSLIQS